One Cellulomonas taurus genomic region harbors:
- the mscL gene encoding large conductance mechanosensitive channel protein MscL, whose protein sequence is MSDTVNKGLRAAGERAKGLGAVFQGFKDFISRGNAIELAVGVVIGAAFGAVVTAIQEGLIAPLIAMIFGKPDISSLWVISGRNDAEINVGLILNALLQFLITAAAIYFIIVLPLNKLAERRKKGVEAEPARPSEDILLLQEIRDLLAAQSSTALRADTGQYPAPGTPEAPGSPEAGGHGAHRA, encoded by the coding sequence ATGAGCGACACAGTGAACAAGGGTCTGCGGGCCGCCGGTGAGCGGGCCAAGGGCCTCGGCGCCGTGTTCCAGGGATTCAAGGACTTCATCTCCCGCGGCAATGCGATCGAGCTGGCCGTCGGCGTCGTCATCGGCGCCGCCTTCGGTGCCGTGGTCACCGCGATCCAAGAGGGTCTGATCGCGCCGCTCATCGCGATGATCTTCGGCAAGCCGGACATCTCCAGCCTGTGGGTCATCTCCGGCCGCAACGACGCCGAGATCAATGTCGGCCTGATCCTCAACGCGCTGCTGCAGTTCCTGATCACCGCCGCGGCGATCTACTTCATCATCGTGCTGCCGCTGAACAAGCTGGCCGAACGGCGCAAGAAGGGGGTCGAGGCGGAGCCCGCGCGGCCCTCCGAGGACATCCTGCTGCTGCAGGAGATCCGCGACCTGCTGGCCGCCCAGTCCAGCACCGCCCTGCGGGCCGACACCGGGCAGTACCCGGCACCGGGCACCCCCGAGGCACCCGGCAGCCCGGAGGCGGGCGGGCACGGCGCCCATCGCGCCTGA
- a CDS encoding 5-formyltetrahydrofolate cyclo-ligase, whose amino-acid sequence MCAAAQPYPPAQDGGDVTDTKDEFRAMLRAARHHTSARQRAEAGAALARVVSTLPGLDEARCVAAYSARPSEPDTTAILELLSERGIEVLLPVLGAGLSREWAAYAGPEDLVQRAPGRPPEPGTPSLGAEGLSRADLILAPALAVDSSGTRLGQGGGWYDRALQHARPGVPVVALVFADEVYDADTHPLPREQHDRRVDMVATPEGWHPLPR is encoded by the coding sequence ATGTGCGCCGCTGCTCAGCCCTATCCGCCTGCCCAGGACGGCGGGGACGTCACGGACACCAAGGACGAGTTCCGCGCGATGTTGCGCGCCGCTCGCCACCACACCTCCGCCCGGCAGCGCGCCGAGGCCGGTGCCGCCCTCGCCCGGGTGGTGAGCACCCTGCCCGGACTGGACGAGGCCCGCTGCGTCGCCGCCTACAGTGCGCGCCCCTCCGAGCCGGACACCACCGCCATCCTGGAGCTGCTGTCCGAGCGGGGCATCGAGGTGCTGCTGCCAGTGCTCGGCGCCGGGCTGTCCCGGGAGTGGGCGGCCTACGCGGGGCCGGAAGATCTGGTGCAGCGCGCACCGGGTCGGCCGCCGGAGCCGGGTACGCCCTCGCTCGGCGCCGAGGGACTGTCCCGCGCCGACCTGATCCTGGCCCCCGCCCTCGCGGTCGACAGTTCGGGCACCCGGCTCGGCCAGGGTGGCGGCTGGTACGACCGCGCCCTGCAGCACGCCCGGCCCGGTGTGCCGGTGGTCGCCCTGGTGTTCGCCGACGAGGTCTACGACGCCGACACCCACCCGTTGCCCCGCGAGCAGCACGACCGCCGGGTGGACATGGTGGCGACGCCGGAGGGCTGGCACCCGCTGCCGCGCTGA
- a CDS encoding SAF domain-containing protein has product MDRLPPSLRRLLWRGRRPAAALCLALAALLLVQAIRSPGPPTSTVLVAARDIPLGSTVGVDDLARRPLPTGTLPDGVTDDDTTLLGARTAVEIPAGLPLVAALLADTLDTGPPGTVTVPVRFADASTVGYLMPGRRVDVVSTMPDSGAVTVATGALVLSRPGSDDTDPPTRGSDDGVVLLAVDPDQAVQLSAASASTGLSAILVE; this is encoded by the coding sequence ATGGACCGCCTTCCCCCGAGCCTGCGCCGCCTGCTGTGGCGGGGCCGCCGACCCGCCGCCGCCCTGTGCCTCGCCCTGGCGGCTCTGCTCCTGGTGCAGGCGATCCGCTCCCCCGGCCCGCCGACCAGCACCGTGCTGGTCGCCGCCCGCGACATCCCGCTCGGCAGCACCGTGGGCGTCGACGACCTGGCACGTCGCCCGCTGCCCACCGGCACGCTGCCCGACGGGGTGACCGACGACGACACGACACTGCTGGGCGCTCGGACCGCGGTCGAGATCCCGGCCGGGCTGCCGTTGGTCGCGGCCCTGCTCGCCGACACCCTGGACACCGGCCCGCCGGGGACCGTGACCGTCCCGGTCCGGTTCGCCGATGCCAGCACCGTCGGGTATCTGATGCCCGGCCGACGGGTGGACGTGGTCAGCACGATGCCCGACTCCGGGGCGGTCACCGTGGCCACCGGTGCCCTGGTGCTCAGCCGACCCGGCTCCGACGACACCGACCCGCCGACCCGAGGGTCGGACGACGGTGTGGTTCTGCTGGCCGTCGATCCCGATCAGGCGGTACAGCTGAGCGCGGCGAGTGCTTCCACCGGCCTGTCGGCGATCCTCGTGGAATGA
- a CDS encoding FmdB family zinc ribbon protein has product MPTYAYTCTECGHSFDIHQSFSDEALTECPNCGGKLRKLFSSVGVVFKGSGFYRTDSRSGSTSSSAPAKSGTASTGTSGASGSATSGGTTSTGSGSTSGASNGASGSSSSGGASSGSGSSSSGGSAPAAS; this is encoded by the coding sequence GTGCCCACCTACGCCTACACCTGCACCGAGTGCGGCCACTCCTTCGACATCCACCAGTCGTTCAGCGACGAGGCGCTCACCGAGTGCCCGAACTGCGGCGGCAAGCTGCGCAAGCTGTTCTCCAGCGTCGGCGTGGTGTTCAAGGGCTCCGGTTTCTACCGCACCGACTCGCGTTCCGGCTCCACGTCGAGCAGCGCCCCCGCCAAGTCCGGCACCGCGTCGACCGGGACCTCCGGCGCGAGCGGCTCGGCGACGTCGGGTGGCACCACGTCGACCGGCTCCGGCTCGACCAGCGGTGCGTCCAACGGCGCGAGCGGCTCGTCCAGCTCGGGTGGCGCGTCGTCCGGCTCCGGGTCGAGCTCCTCCGGCGGTTCCGCGCCCGCCGCGAGCTGA